The genome window TCGCCGCGGTGGCCCTCTTCTTTGCCGCTGCCGGGGCCCTCGCGGTCTCCACGGCGCACGTTTCGGTCCTCTAGGGGGGGGTCAGGCAGTGGGACGCGTCATCCTCGAGGCAAGGGACGTCCGGTACAAGTACCCAGGCGGGGTGGAGGCGATCAGGGGGATCAGCTTCCACGTCTGGAGGGGCGAGAAGGTCGCGGTCGTTGGGCCGAACGGGGCCGGGAAATCCACGCTCCTCCTGATGCTCAACGGGATGGTGAGGCCGGACGAGGGCCTCATCCTCTTTGATAACAGTCCCATCAGCTACGAGAGGACAGCCCTCCGCGAGCTCCGCAGGAAGGTCGGTTTCGTGATGCAGAACCCCGACCGCCAGATCATCTCCCCGACCGTGTACCAGGACGTGGCGTTCGGGCCCGTGAACCTCGGCTACAGCGAGGAGCAGGTGAGGGAGGCCGTGGAGAGGGCTCTCGCGCAGGTCGGGCTCACGGGGTTTGAGCGGCGCCCGCCCCACCAGCTCTCCGGGGGGGAGAAGAAGAGGGTCGCGATCGCCGGCGTCCTCGCGATGGACCCCGACGTCCTCGTCCTCGACGAGCCCACCACCGGGCTCGATCCCTCGGGCTCCGAGGACATCATGGAACTCCTCGACGAACTCCACCACCAGGGCAAGACCGTGATCATCTCGACGCACGACATCGAGCTCGCGTATCCATGGGCGGAGAGGGCAATCCTGCTCACGAAGGGGAGGATACTCCAGGAGGACGTCCCAGAGGTCGCGTTCGGGGATCCCGAGCTCGTGCGGAAGGCAA of Methanolinea sp. contains these proteins:
- a CDS encoding ATP-binding cassette domain-containing protein, producing the protein MGRVILEARDVRYKYPGGVEAIRGISFHVWRGEKVAVVGPNGAGKSTLLLMLNGMVRPDEGLILFDNSPISYERTALRELRRKVGFVMQNPDRQIISPTVYQDVAFGPVNLGYSEEQVREAVERALAQVGLTGFERRPPHQLSGGEKKRVAIAGVLAMDPDVLVLDEPTTGLDPSGSEDIMELLDELHHQGKTVIISTHDIELAYPWAERAILLTKGRILQEDVPEVAFGDPELVRKAKLSVPVLLELYLEMEKRGYCLPRRKPKTVLDMLHAIDVAYANRFCAEKPGTITLYDVDSPCPVSISEWKARNPRVMVGAMGTRAKARVSEEKVPLDFSHGVIDKCILRALLGEDTLIVTTGSMVGRVRERVQEFSREYGIEIDLRTARDTG